Proteins found in one Campylobacter lari genomic segment:
- a CDS encoding galactosyltransferase-related protein encodes MKLSIIIPFGLSKERIYIKDRVSQKACEFKSDDRIEYIFVEGYSSLENDLKQIIEENGHIYLKDESQKDFFSQGKCRNLGASFANSDVVMFLDVDYYLSQRSLEYILDLINVKEIALKPNYILSLPVVFLNQKGSKFIETQDKKLWDGLIKNDLISGKKEWIKFFAPSSTSSIVINKHKFLTLGGNDEQFIGHGYEDFDLLARILYSCIDLEQIPANLNYDARNWNFKNFEGFRAWFALLGYEVSFHGVYLYHFYHDEPNQNGYMDNKHKNHQRFYKHISNIKAHSIKHLCDKSVYQYNVLFIHSNETLYSIKEILPYIGNIIYVNEDSLIYKSQKKLESIITEKQIHKVLLLNEYIKNKNLLDFFQKLDLEIVYFEKGILPESYLITSNKNKMLEFDKTLYQDEITQARLYLKSLSKEDNDKILNLMVEKNIDKNDLDFFVNFLINDLYCFGKKEQEIIKFYKINLENKKIFFKDIRKSKYSLNSLIYKPFIYEISSFSFIKMFNKYIGLKFIQTKFSHTKFYRLLQKFFYNPKAFFNDSKFFKKFKNAN; translated from the coding sequence GTGAAGCTTTCTATTATCATACCTTTTGGTTTAAGTAAGGAAAGAATTTATATAAAAGATCGTGTTAGTCAAAAAGCATGCGAGTTTAAAAGTGATGATAGAATTGAATATATTTTTGTTGAAGGATATTCTTCTTTAGAAAATGATTTAAAACAGATCATTGAAGAAAATGGGCATATTTATCTTAAAGATGAAAGTCAAAAAGATTTTTTCTCGCAAGGAAAATGCCGTAATCTCGGTGCATCTTTTGCAAATTCAGATGTAGTGATGTTTTTAGATGTGGATTATTATTTATCACAGCGATCTTTGGAGTATATTTTAGATCTTATTAATGTTAAAGAAATAGCTTTAAAGCCAAATTATATTTTATCTTTACCAGTTGTATTTTTAAACCAAAAGGGTAGTAAGTTTATCGAAACTCAAGATAAAAAATTATGGGATGGTTTGATAAAGAATGATTTAATTAGCGGAAAAAAAGAGTGGATCAAATTTTTTGCCCCAAGTTCTACTTCTAGTATAGTGATTAATAAGCATAAATTTTTAACGCTTGGTGGAAATGATGAGCAATTTATAGGTCATGGATATGAGGATTTTGATCTTTTGGCAAGAATTTTATATTCTTGTATTGATTTAGAACAAATACCAGCTAATTTAAACTATGATGCAAGAAATTGGAATTTTAAAAATTTTGAAGGTTTTAGAGCCTGGTTTGCTTTGCTTGGATATGAAGTAAGTTTTCATGGGGTGTATTTATATCATTTTTATCATGATGAACCAAATCAAAATGGTTATATGGATAATAAGCACAAAAATCATCAAAGATTTTACAAGCATATATCAAATATCAAAGCGCATTCTATAAAGCATTTATGTGATAAAAGTGTTTATCAATATAATGTTTTATTTATTCACTCTAATGAAACATTATATTCCATAAAAGAAATACTACCTTATATAGGTAATATTATATATGTAAACGAAGATAGTTTAATTTACAAAAGCCAAAAAAAACTCGAAAGTATAATCACAGAAAAACAAATTCATAAAGTTTTGCTTTTAAATGAGTACATTAAAAACAAAAATTTATTAGACTTTTTTCAAAAACTAGATTTAGAGATTGTTTATTTTGAAAAAGGAATTTTACCAGAGTCTTATTTGATAACTAGCAACAAAAATAAAATGTTAGAATTTGATAAAACTTTATATCAAGATGAAATAACGCAAGCAAGATTGTATTTAAAAAGCTTGTCAAAAGAAGACAATGATAAAATTTTAAATCTTATGGTAGAAAAAAATATAGATAAAAATGATTTAGATTTTTTTGTAAATTTTTTAATTAATGATTTATACTGTTTTGGCAAAAAAGAACAAGAAATTATAAAATTTTATAAAATAAATTTAGAAAATAAAAAAATATTTTTTAAAGATATTCGAAAAAGCAAATATAGTTTAAATTCCTTGATTTATAAGCCTTTTATATACGAGATTTCGTCATTTTCATTTATAAAAATGTTCAATAAATATATAGGTTTAAAGTTTATACAAACTAAATTTTCTCACACAAAATTTTATCGTTTACTTCAAAAATTTTTTTATAATCCAAAAGCGTTTTTTAATGATTCTAAATTTTTTAAAAAGTTTAAAAATGCAAACTAA
- a CDS encoding KpsF/GutQ family sugar-phosphate isomerase translates to MSQIDAIKIAKEVFEIESKTILDLCDNLDEGFNKAIELILSIKGRCVVSGMGKSGHIGAKIAATLASTGTPSFFMHPGEALHGDLGMLTSEDVLLTISNSGETEEVLKLIPVIKKRKIPLIVMAGNQNSTLAKQADVFINIAVKKEACPLQLAPTSSTTATLAMGDAIAVTLMRARKFRPDDFALFHPGGSLGRKLLTRVGDLMVSNNLPIVSPESEFNELVDVMTSGKLGLCIVLENKKLVGIITDGDLRRALRANDKPRFDFKAKEIMSDSPKTIEASAMASEAEELMLKYKIKEIVVTQDEKIVGIIQLYAIGNV, encoded by the coding sequence ATGAGCCAAATTGATGCGATTAAAATAGCCAAAGAAGTTTTTGAAATAGAATCAAAAACGATTTTAGATTTATGTGATAATTTAGATGAAGGTTTTAATAAAGCCATTGAGCTGATTTTATCTATCAAAGGCAGATGTGTAGTAAGTGGCATGGGTAAGTCAGGCCATATAGGAGCTAAGATAGCTGCAACCTTGGCTAGCACAGGCACTCCAAGCTTTTTTATGCATCCAGGTGAAGCATTACATGGAGATCTTGGTATGCTTACAAGCGAGGATGTGCTTTTGACTATCTCAAATTCAGGAGAAACTGAAGAGGTTTTAAAACTCATACCGGTGATCAAAAAAAGAAAAATTCCTTTAATTGTTATGGCGGGAAATCAAAACTCTACTTTAGCTAAGCAAGCAGATGTTTTTATAAATATAGCAGTAAAAAAAGAAGCTTGCCCACTCCAGCTTGCTCCAACTTCTTCTACTACAGCTACCTTAGCTATGGGTGATGCTATAGCAGTGACTTTGATGAGAGCAAGGAAATTTAGACCTGATGATTTTGCTTTATTTCATCCAGGAGGAAGCTTAGGTAGAAAGCTTTTAACTAGAGTGGGTGATTTGATGGTGTCAAATAATCTACCTATAGTAAGTCCTGAGAGTGAATTTAATGAGCTAGTTGATGTGATGACTAGTGGTAAATTAGGACTTTGTATAGTACTTGAGAATAAAAAATTAGTCGGGATCATCACAGATGGTGATTTAAGAAGAGCTTTAAGGGCAAATGATAAGCCAAGATTTGATTTTAAAGCTAAAGAAATCATGAGCGATAGTCCAAAAACCATAGAAGCAAGTGCTATGGCAAGTGAAGCAGAAGAGCTTATGCTAAAATATAAAATCAAAGAAATAGTTGTTACTCAAGATGAAAAAATAGTAGGCATTATACAACTTTATGCGATAGGCAATGTGTGA